One window of Cellulomonas shaoxiangyii genomic DNA carries:
- a CDS encoding ABC transporter substrate-binding protein, producing MVAGAVVVGLALSACAASDRDSGGGATDGATGEGRSTFIFAASSDPASLDPAFANDGESFRVARQIFEGLVGVEPGTADPAPLLAESWEVSEDGLEYTFDLKEGVTFHDGTPFDGEAVCANFERWNNLTGVAQSESLSYYWQKVNGGFATSDVESLNGTGKYESCAAPDDGTAVITLRSPLPELVAALSLPSFSMQSPTALEEYDADNVTGEGDTPVLPEYATAHPTGTGPYVFESWSPGEEVVLTANEDYWGEQGQVRRIVFPIISDATARRQALQAGDIDGYDLVGPADVSALEEAGFQIVNRDPFNILYLGMNQANPDLADVRVRQAIAHAVNKEALVAQTLPEGTEVATNFVPPSVVGWNEDVATYEYDPDKARQLLADAGKSGLTIDFNYPTNVSRPYMPTPEQVFTAVEADLEAVGITVNPVPAPWNPEYLDTIQGGSEHGLHLLGWTGDYNDTYNFIGVFFGGASNEWGFDNAELFQAVNDARYVADPDEQQTAYEDANAAIMEFLPGVPLAHPVPSLAFKPDVHGYPASPVQDEVFNVVTLGD from the coding sequence ATGGTCGCCGGTGCTGTCGTGGTGGGGCTCGCCCTGTCCGCGTGCGCCGCGAGCGACCGTGACTCCGGTGGCGGCGCCACGGACGGAGCGACCGGCGAGGGCCGCAGCACGTTCATCTTCGCGGCGTCGTCCGATCCGGCGTCGCTCGACCCCGCCTTCGCGAACGACGGCGAGTCGTTCCGCGTGGCGCGGCAGATCTTCGAGGGCCTCGTGGGTGTCGAGCCCGGCACGGCCGACCCGGCCCCGCTCCTGGCAGAGTCGTGGGAGGTCAGCGAGGACGGCCTCGAGTACACGTTCGACCTCAAGGAGGGCGTGACCTTCCACGACGGCACGCCGTTCGACGGCGAGGCCGTCTGCGCCAACTTCGAGCGGTGGAACAACCTCACCGGCGTGGCGCAGTCCGAGTCGCTCTCGTACTACTGGCAGAAGGTCAACGGCGGCTTCGCGACCAGCGACGTCGAGTCGCTGAACGGCACGGGCAAGTACGAGTCGTGCGCCGCACCCGACGACGGCACCGCCGTCATCACGCTGCGGAGCCCGTTGCCCGAGCTCGTGGCCGCGCTGTCGCTCCCGTCGTTCTCGATGCAGTCGCCGACGGCGCTCGAGGAGTACGACGCGGACAACGTGACCGGCGAGGGCGACACCCCGGTGCTGCCCGAGTACGCCACGGCGCACCCGACCGGCACCGGCCCGTACGTGTTCGAGTCCTGGAGCCCGGGCGAGGAGGTCGTGCTCACGGCCAACGAGGACTACTGGGGCGAGCAGGGCCAGGTCCGCCGGATCGTCTTCCCGATCATCTCGGACGCGACCGCACGCCGGCAGGCGCTCCAGGCCGGCGACATCGACGGCTACGACCTCGTCGGCCCCGCGGACGTCTCCGCGCTCGAGGAGGCCGGCTTCCAGATCGTCAACCGCGACCCCTTCAACATCCTGTACCTCGGCATGAACCAGGCGAACCCCGACCTGGCGGACGTCAGGGTGCGTCAGGCGATCGCGCACGCGGTCAACAAGGAGGCGCTCGTCGCGCAGACGCTGCCCGAGGGCACCGAGGTCGCGACGAACTTCGTCCCGCCGTCGGTCGTCGGCTGGAACGAGGACGTGGCGACGTACGAGTACGACCCGGACAAGGCGCGCCAGCTGCTCGCCGACGCCGGCAAGTCGGGGCTCACGATCGACTTCAACTACCCGACGAACGTCTCGCGCCCGTACATGCCGACCCCGGAGCAGGTCTTCACCGCCGTCGAGGCCGACCTCGAGGCCGTCGGCATCACCGTGAACCCGGTGCCCGCGCCGTGGAACCCGGAGTACCTCGACACCATCCAGGGCGGCTCCGAGCACGGCCTGCACCTGCTGGGGTGGACCGGCGACTACAACGACACCTACAACTTCATCGGTGTCTTCTTCGGCGGCGCGTCCAACGAGTGGGGCTTCGACAACGCCGAGCTCTTCCAGGCCGTCAACGACGCGCGCTACGTCGCGGACCCCGACGAGCAGCAGACGGCGTACGAGGACGCCAACGCGGCGATCATGGAGTTCCTGCCGGGTGTGCCGCTCGCGCACCCCGTCCCGTCGCTCGCGTTCAAGCCGGACGTGCACGGCTACCCGGCCTCGCCCGTCCAGGACGAGGTCTTCAACGTCGTGACCCTCGGCGACTGA
- a CDS encoding ABC transporter ATP-binding protein: MTTASTIPGTPAGDPLLRIRELEVTFRTDAGPAVAVRGVSFDVHAGETVAVVGESGSGKSTTAAAVIGLLAENGSVTGGQILLEGQDLTTLGPDAMHRLRGTRIGMVPQDPMSNLNPVRRVGHQIDETLVDNGVVSGRDVRPRTLELLEEAGLPDARRRAQQYPHEFSGGMRQRALIAMGLAARPQLLIADEPTSALDVTVQRTILDGLTDLTDRLGVAVLLITHDLGLAAERADRIVVMYRGEVVEQGPARELLADPQHEYTRRLIAAAPSLASRRAELARAGAVVAVAGGDDLLATPAAHDAPATDAERIVEVEHVTKVFRLRGKGLLGRGADFTAVDDVSLVVPRGRTVAVVGESGSGKSTVARMMLGLLEPTSGTIRFDGVEVGRKDRAAEVAFRRRVQPIFQDPYASLDPLFTIYRTIEEPLRAHGIGDGGSRRARVRELMEQVALPAELLRRYPAELSGGQRQRVAIARALALEPELVVCDEAVSALDVIVQSQILRLLVDLQERLGLSYLFISHDLAVVRQVADEVCVMQGGRLVEQGSVEEVFESPRTEYTRTLLDAIPGRDLDLSRTA, from the coding sequence GTGACCACGGCGAGCACGATTCCCGGCACCCCGGCGGGTGACCCCCTGCTGCGCATCCGCGAGCTCGAGGTGACGTTCCGCACCGACGCCGGCCCGGCCGTCGCCGTGCGCGGCGTGTCGTTCGACGTGCACGCGGGCGAGACGGTCGCGGTCGTGGGGGAGTCCGGCTCCGGCAAGTCGACGACCGCCGCGGCCGTGATCGGCCTCCTGGCGGAGAACGGGTCGGTGACCGGAGGGCAGATCCTCCTCGAGGGGCAGGACCTGACGACGCTCGGCCCCGACGCCATGCACCGGCTGCGCGGGACGCGGATCGGGATGGTCCCGCAGGACCCGATGTCCAACCTCAACCCCGTCCGGCGGGTCGGCCACCAGATCGACGAGACGCTCGTCGACAACGGCGTCGTGAGCGGCAGGGACGTCCGTCCGCGCACGCTCGAGCTGCTCGAGGAAGCCGGCCTGCCGGACGCCCGGCGGCGCGCCCAGCAGTACCCGCACGAGTTCTCGGGGGGCATGCGGCAGCGCGCGCTCATCGCCATGGGCCTCGCCGCGCGCCCCCAGCTGCTCATCGCCGACGAACCCACCTCGGCGCTCGACGTGACGGTGCAGCGCACCATCCTCGACGGGCTCACCGACCTCACCGACCGGCTCGGCGTCGCGGTCCTGCTGATCACGCACGACCTGGGGCTGGCCGCCGAGCGCGCCGACCGCATCGTCGTGATGTACCGCGGTGAGGTCGTCGAGCAGGGGCCGGCGCGCGAGCTGCTCGCCGACCCGCAGCACGAGTACACGCGCCGGCTCATCGCCGCCGCGCCGTCGCTGGCCTCCCGCCGGGCGGAGCTGGCTCGCGCGGGTGCCGTCGTGGCGGTGGCGGGGGGCGACGACCTGCTCGCGACGCCGGCCGCGCACGACGCACCGGCGACCGACGCGGAACGCATCGTCGAGGTCGAGCACGTGACCAAGGTGTTCCGCCTGCGCGGCAAGGGGCTGCTGGGGCGGGGCGCCGACTTCACCGCGGTCGACGACGTCAGCCTGGTCGTGCCGCGGGGGCGCACCGTGGCGGTCGTGGGGGAGTCCGGGTCGGGCAAGTCCACGGTCGCGCGCATGATGCTCGGCCTGCTGGAGCCGACCTCGGGCACGATCCGGTTCGACGGGGTCGAGGTCGGTCGCAAGGACCGCGCGGCCGAGGTCGCGTTCCGGCGTCGCGTGCAGCCGATCTTCCAGGACCCGTACGCGTCGCTCGACCCCCTGTTCACGATCTACCGGACGATCGAGGAGCCGCTGCGCGCGCACGGCATCGGCGACGGCGGCTCGCGGCGCGCCCGCGTGCGCGAGCTCATGGAGCAGGTCGCGCTACCGGCGGAGCTGCTGCGCCGGTACCCCGCGGAGCTCTCGGGCGGGCAGCGTCAGCGCGTCGCGATCGCGCGGGCGCTCGCGCTCGAGCCGGAGCTCGTCGTCTGCGACGAGGCCGTGTCCGCGCTCGACGTCATCGTGCAGTCGCAGATCCTGCGCCTGCTCGTGGACCTGCAGGAGCGGCTGGGGCTGTCGTACCTGTTCATCAGCCACGACCTCGCGGTCGTGCGGCAGGTGGCCGACGAGGTGTGCGTCATGCAGGGCGGGCGGCTCGTGGAGCAGGGCTCGGTCGAGGAGGTGTTCGAGAGTCCTCGGACCGAGTACACGCGCACGCTCCTCGACGCCATCCCGGGCCGCGACCTCGACCTCAGCCGGACGGCCTGA
- the rpsA gene encoding 30S ribosomal protein S1, translating to MSISTPAKPATPQVAVNDIGSAEDFLAAIDATIKYFNDGDIVEGTIVKVDRDEVLLDIGYKTEGVIPSRELSIKHDVDPGEVVQVGDQVEALVLQKEDKEGRLILSKKRAQYERAWGTIEKIKEEDGVVTGTVIEVVKGGLILDIGLRGFLPASLVEMRRVRDLQPYVGKEIEAKIIELDKNRNNVVLSRRAWLEQTQSEVRSTFLQTLQKGQVRPGVVSSIVNFGAFVDLGGVDGLVHVSELSWKHIDHPSEVVEVGQEVTVEVLEVDFDRERVSLSLKATQEDPWQAFARTHAIGQVVPGKVTKLVPFGAFVRVEDGIEGLVHISELAVRHVEIPEQVVQVGDDVFVKVIDIDLERRRISLSLKQANEGFDPESDDFDPALYGMAAEYDEQGNYKYPEGFDPTTNEWLEGFESQRETWEAQYAAAHERWEAHRKQVSEATRADLEATTEGASSSSSSTASSSSSSSSSSAGPVPSTYSSSTEEATGTLASDEALAALREKLTGN from the coding sequence ATGAGCATCTCCACCCCCGCGAAGCCCGCCACGCCGCAGGTCGCGGTGAACGACATCGGTTCGGCCGAGGACTTCCTGGCCGCGATCGACGCCACCATCAAGTACTTCAACGACGGTGACATCGTCGAGGGCACGATCGTCAAGGTCGACCGCGACGAGGTCCTCCTCGACATCGGCTACAAGACCGAGGGCGTCATCCCGTCCCGTGAGCTGTCGATCAAGCACGACGTCGACCCCGGCGAGGTCGTCCAGGTCGGCGACCAGGTCGAGGCCCTGGTCCTCCAGAAGGAGGACAAGGAGGGCCGGCTGATCCTGTCCAAGAAGCGGGCGCAGTACGAGCGCGCGTGGGGCACGATCGAGAAGATCAAGGAGGAGGACGGCGTCGTCACCGGCACCGTCATCGAGGTCGTCAAGGGTGGCCTCATCCTCGACATCGGTCTGCGCGGCTTCCTCCCCGCCTCGCTCGTCGAGATGCGCCGTGTCCGCGACCTCCAGCCGTACGTCGGCAAGGAGATCGAGGCGAAGATCATCGAGCTCGACAAGAACCGCAACAACGTCGTGCTGTCGCGTCGTGCGTGGCTCGAGCAGACGCAGTCCGAGGTCCGTTCCACCTTCCTGCAGACGCTGCAGAAGGGTCAGGTGCGGCCCGGTGTCGTCTCGTCGATCGTCAACTTCGGTGCGTTCGTCGACCTGGGCGGCGTGGACGGCCTCGTGCACGTCTCCGAGCTGTCCTGGAAGCACATCGACCACCCGTCCGAGGTCGTCGAGGTCGGCCAGGAGGTCACGGTCGAGGTGCTCGAGGTCGACTTCGACCGTGAGCGCGTCTCCCTGTCGCTGAAGGCGACGCAGGAGGACCCGTGGCAGGCGTTCGCCCGGACGCACGCCATCGGCCAGGTCGTGCCCGGCAAGGTCACGAAGCTCGTCCCGTTCGGTGCGTTCGTGCGCGTCGAGGACGGCATCGAGGGCCTCGTGCACATCTCGGAGCTGGCCGTGCGCCACGTCGAGATCCCGGAGCAGGTCGTGCAGGTCGGCGACGACGTCTTCGTCAAGGTCATCGACATCGACCTGGAGCGTCGCCGGATCTCGCTGTCGCTCAAGCAGGCGAACGAGGGCTTCGACCCCGAGTCGGACGACTTCGACCCCGCGCTGTACGGCATGGCGGCGGAGTACGACGAGCAGGGGAACTACAAGTACCCCGAGGGCTTCGACCCGACCACCAACGAGTGGCTCGAGGGCTTCGAGTCGCAGCGCGAGACGTGGGAGGCCCAGTACGCGGCCGCGCACGAGCGCTGGGAGGCGCACCGCAAGCAGGTGTCCGAGGCGACCCGCGCGGACCTCGAGGCCACGACCGAGGGTGCGTCCAGCTCCTCGTCGTCGACGGCCTCGTCGTCCTCGTCCTCGTCGTCCTCCTCGGCGGGCCCGGTGCCGTCGACCTACTCGTCCTCGACCGAGGAGGCCACCGGCACCCTCGCGTCGGACGAGGCGCTCGCGGCGCTTCGCGAGAAGCTCACGGGCAACTGA
- a CDS encoding ABC transporter permease yields MTRLVLRRLALLVPTLFGLSILLFLWVRALPGGPATALLGERATPEAVERINELYGFDRPLPEQYVTWLGQLLQGNFGASTRTGRPVLEEFLARFPATIELSLVALLVAVGVGIPLGYLAARHQGRTVDHAAVVISLLGVTIPVFFLAFLLKWLFAVQLGWFPSSGRQDPAMIATHPTGFYVLDGLLTREWDASWDAVVHLLLPAVALGSIPLAIIARITRASVIDVQHADFVRTARAKGLTRGHLRGRVILHNAMLPVSTTIGLQVGLLLSGAVLTETVFAYPGIGKFLSDAIFALDYAVLQGFILLIAIVYALVNLAVDVSYGLIDPRMRAR; encoded by the coding sequence ATGACCCGACTCGTCCTGCGACGACTCGCCCTGCTCGTCCCGACCCTGTTCGGGTTGTCGATCCTGCTGTTCCTGTGGGTGCGCGCTCTCCCGGGAGGGCCGGCGACGGCTCTCCTGGGGGAGCGCGCCACCCCCGAGGCGGTGGAGCGGATCAACGAGCTCTACGGCTTCGACCGGCCGCTGCCCGAGCAGTACGTCACCTGGCTCGGGCAGCTGCTCCAGGGCAACTTCGGGGCCTCCACGCGGACCGGGCGACCGGTGCTCGAGGAGTTCCTGGCGCGCTTCCCCGCGACGATCGAGCTGTCGCTCGTGGCGCTCCTCGTCGCGGTGGGCGTCGGGATCCCGCTCGGCTACCTCGCGGCCCGGCACCAGGGCCGCACGGTCGACCACGCCGCCGTCGTCATCTCCCTGCTCGGCGTGACGATCCCCGTGTTCTTCCTCGCCTTCCTGCTCAAGTGGCTCTTCGCCGTGCAGCTCGGGTGGTTCCCGTCCTCGGGGCGGCAGGACCCGGCGATGATCGCGACGCACCCGACCGGCTTCTACGTGCTCGACGGCCTGCTGACGCGTGAGTGGGACGCCAGCTGGGACGCGGTCGTCCACCTGCTGCTGCCGGCGGTGGCGCTCGGCTCGATCCCGCTGGCGATCATCGCCCGCATCACCCGTGCGTCGGTGATCGACGTCCAGCACGCCGACTTCGTCCGGACGGCGCGCGCGAAGGGCCTCACGCGCGGGCACCTGCGCGGACGCGTGATCCTGCACAACGCGATGCTGCCGGTGTCGACGACGATCGGCCTGCAGGTCGGGCTGCTGCTGTCGGGCGCGGTGCTCACCGAGACGGTGTTCGCCTACCCCGGCATCGGCAAGTTCCTGTCGGACGCGATCTTCGCGCTCGACTACGCGGTGCTGCAGGGCTTCATCCTGCTCATCGCGATCGTCTACGCGCTGGTCAACCTCGCGGTGGACGTCTCCTACGGACTGATCGACCCGAGGATGAGGGCACGATGA
- a CDS encoding 6-phosphofructokinase, which translates to MRVGLLTGGGDVPGLNAAIRAVVKRGEGEHGHTIIGFRNGWKGVVDGDVMPLTRQHIRNVLPVGGTLLGTARYHPHTADGGLDAALATLEAERIEALICIGGDGTLHAASKIAEAGVKIVGIPKTIDNDVWATDASIGFDTAVSIATEAIDRVHTTAESHNRVMIVEVMGRHAGWIAVTSGIAGGAELVLAPEEPFDIDRIERFLKHRHRAHASFSILVVAEGAVPAEGTSMHYETQVGQFGEIVAGAIGERLKGEIERRTGFDTRVTVLGHTQRGGTPTAADRILASRFGVAAIDAIDGGTSNVMTAVHGERVELVPIEEVAGKVKYVPQDLLHVARALA; encoded by the coding sequence GTGCGAGTCGGACTGCTCACCGGCGGCGGCGACGTCCCCGGCCTCAACGCCGCCATCCGTGCCGTCGTCAAGCGCGGCGAGGGGGAGCACGGGCACACCATCATCGGCTTCCGCAACGGCTGGAAGGGCGTCGTCGACGGCGACGTCATGCCGCTCACGCGCCAGCACATCCGCAACGTGCTGCCGGTGGGCGGGACGCTGCTCGGCACGGCGCGGTACCACCCGCACACCGCCGACGGTGGCCTCGACGCCGCGCTCGCGACGCTCGAGGCGGAGCGCATCGAGGCGCTCATCTGCATCGGTGGCGACGGCACGCTGCACGCGGCGAGCAAGATCGCCGAGGCGGGCGTCAAGATCGTCGGCATCCCGAAGACGATCGACAACGACGTCTGGGCGACGGACGCCTCGATCGGCTTCGACACCGCCGTGAGCATCGCGACGGAGGCGATCGACCGCGTGCACACGACCGCGGAGTCGCACAACCGCGTCATGATCGTCGAGGTCATGGGCCGGCACGCCGGGTGGATCGCCGTGACGTCCGGCATCGCCGGCGGCGCCGAGCTGGTGCTCGCACCCGAGGAGCCGTTCGACATCGACCGCATCGAGCGCTTCCTCAAGCACCGCCACCGCGCCCACGCGAGCTTCTCGATCCTCGTGGTGGCCGAGGGCGCCGTGCCCGCCGAGGGCACGTCCATGCACTACGAGACGCAGGTCGGCCAGTTCGGCGAGATCGTCGCGGGTGCCATCGGCGAGCGGCTCAAGGGCGAGATCGAGCGCCGCACGGGCTTCGACACGCGCGTGACGGTCCTGGGGCACACGCAGCGCGGCGGCACGCCGACCGCGGCCGACCGGATCCTCGCCTCGCGCTTCGGCGTCGCGGCGATCGACGCGATCGACGGGGGCACGAGCAACGTGATGACGGCGGTGCACGGCGAGCGCGTCGAGCTGGTGCCCATCGAGGAGGTCGCCGGCAAGGTGAAGTACGTGCCGCAGGACCTCCTGCACGTCGCGCGGGCGCTGGCCTGA
- a CDS encoding ABC transporter permease: MSAPEVYEVPQPPVDAGAGLAEDRRAGESLGRVALRRLVRNPGAIVGAVIVVAFVLVALLAPLLAPYAAGELPGRAEVRPTFIPGPSAGHPLGLDRYGADVLSQLVWGARASLLIGVLSTLLGLAGGMLVGLLAGAFGGWVDSLAMRFVDLMLAVPSLLLAVSIAAVAGPTPSSVVIAIGVVQVPVFARLLRGSMLAQRGQDYVLAARSLGLSRRTVTMSHILPNSVSPVIVQATLLLATAVIEAAALSFLGLGGGSPTTAEWGRMLVAAQNELEIAPRLALWPGICISVTALGFTLFGEALREALDPRSRRR, encoded by the coding sequence ATGAGCGCACCCGAGGTGTACGAGGTCCCCCAGCCGCCGGTCGACGCGGGCGCCGGGCTCGCGGAGGACCGTCGCGCCGGTGAGTCGCTGGGACGCGTGGCGCTGCGACGCCTGGTCCGCAACCCGGGTGCGATCGTGGGCGCGGTCATCGTGGTCGCCTTCGTGCTCGTCGCGCTGCTCGCGCCGCTGCTGGCGCCGTACGCGGCGGGTGAGCTGCCCGGCCGCGCCGAGGTGCGGCCCACGTTCATCCCCGGCCCGTCGGCCGGCCACCCGCTCGGCCTGGACAGGTACGGCGCCGACGTGCTGTCGCAGCTCGTCTGGGGGGCGAGGGCCTCGCTGCTGATCGGGGTGCTGTCCACCCTGCTGGGCCTCGCGGGAGGCATGCTCGTCGGCCTGCTCGCGGGTGCGTTCGGCGGGTGGGTCGACTCGCTCGCCATGCGCTTCGTCGACCTCATGCTCGCCGTGCCGAGCCTGCTCCTGGCGGTGTCCATCGCCGCGGTCGCCGGCCCGACGCCGTCGTCCGTCGTCATCGCGATCGGTGTGGTGCAGGTGCCGGTGTTCGCCCGGCTGCTGCGCGGGTCGATGCTCGCCCAGCGCGGGCAGGACTACGTGCTGGCGGCCCGCTCGCTCGGCCTGTCCCGCCGGACCGTGACGATGAGCCACATCCTGCCCAACAGCGTCTCGCCGGTGATCGTGCAGGCCACCCTGCTGCTCGCGACGGCGGTCATCGAGGCCGCAGCGCTGTCGTTCCTCGGCCTCGGCGGCGGCTCGCCGACCACGGCCGAGTGGGGCCGCATGCTCGTCGCCGCGCAGAACGAGCTGGAGATCGCCCCGCGGCTCGCGTTGTGGCCGGGCATCTGCATCTCCGTGACGGCGCTCGGCTTCACCCTGTTCGGCGAGGCGCTGCGCGAGGCCCTCGACCCGCGTTCGAGGAGGCGCTGA
- the coaE gene encoding dephospho-CoA kinase yields the protein MQRIGLTGGIAAGKSVAARRLAGHGAVVVDHDLLAREAVAPRSAGLASVVEAFGTEVLDGEGALDRPALARVVFADPEARARLDAIVHPVVRRLAGEREAAAATAHPGAVVVHDIPLLVETGQADRFHVVVVVHAPAVLRVERLVRLRGMSRDDAEARVAAQARDEERLAAADVVLDGTGGDADLERQVDDLWERLAAERAAEEAGEHA from the coding sequence GTGCAGCGCATCGGTCTGACGGGTGGCATCGCGGCGGGCAAGTCGGTGGCGGCGCGGCGCCTCGCCGGGCACGGAGCGGTGGTGGTCGACCACGACCTGCTCGCGCGCGAGGCGGTCGCGCCGCGCTCCGCGGGCCTCGCCTCGGTGGTCGAGGCGTTCGGGACCGAGGTGCTGGACGGCGAGGGCGCGCTCGACCGGCCGGCGCTCGCGCGCGTCGTGTTCGCGGACCCGGAGGCGCGCGCCCGGCTCGACGCGATCGTGCACCCGGTCGTGCGGCGGCTCGCCGGCGAGCGTGAGGCCGCGGCTGCGACGGCACACCCGGGCGCCGTCGTCGTGCACGACATCCCGCTGCTGGTCGAGACCGGCCAGGCGGACCGCTTCCACGTGGTCGTCGTCGTGCACGCACCGGCGGTGCTGCGCGTCGAGCGGCTCGTGCGCCTGCGCGGGATGTCCCGCGACGACGCCGAGGCGCGCGTTGCCGCGCAGGCCCGCGACGAGGAACGGCTCGCGGCGGCGGACGTGGTGCTCGACGGCACCGGCGGCGACGCGGACCTCGAGCGCCAGGTGGACGACCTGTGGGAGCGGCTCGCCGCGGAGCGGGCGGCCGAGGAGGCCGGCGAGCACGCCTGA